CGGCACCAATGAGACGTGAGATGGCATGCTTCTCAGAGTATTCGGAAGCATCGATACGAACCATCGCATCCTCGCTGTTAAACATAACACCCGCCAATGTCTTGGCAAGCAATGTTTTACCGGTACCAGATGGACCAACCAGCAAGAATGAGGCAATAGGGCGATTCTGATTACCAAGGCCGGATCGATTGAGGCGAATGGCGTTAGCGACGGACTTGACGGCCTCTGGTTGACCAATGACCTTTTTGGAGATCAATCTCTCAAGGCGGAGGAGTTTGGCCTTTTCGGTTTCGACCAATCGGGACACGGGAACTCCTGTCCACCGGGCCACAACCTCAGCAATCATTTCTGGGGCGACTTGCTGACCAGAACCcttctcagcttctttttgctcCAACTCTTGAAGCTTTTGTTCACGTTGGGGAATAGAGTGGTACCGAATGTCGGCAGCTGTAGCGAGATCGTACCTAAGCGAAAGATTAGCCTTGCCCTGTATCTTGAATTTTCAAGGACTACTTACCTCCTTTCTGCCTCGTCGGCCTTGGTTCGCAGCTCATcgatcttcctcctcaactcGTGAATCTGATCTCCCAAATGCTTGTCATTCTCGTATTCCCGTTTCAAAGGCCCCAACTTGTCTTCCAAATCGGCGATAGCCTTTTTTGCTGTTTCCAATCTTTCCTTGGAGGCCtcgtccttctctcgcTCAAGCGCATGGATCTCGACCTCTAAACCAAGCTTTTTGCGCTCAAGCTCGTCAATGGCTTCAGGGCGGGTTTCGCGGGCAACCTTGACAGCACTGGCTGCTTCGTCGAGAAGATCGATGGCGGAGTCTGGTAAGCGCCTTGCTGTAAGGTATTGCTTGGCAAGTTGGGCAGCAAGGACGAGGGCAGAATCCATGATGCGGACACCATGATGTGTTTCATATTTTTCACGAATACCACGCATAACTGATAATCATTGTTAGCTAAATGTTTCATGTCGCGAGCAATAGCAGCCACTCACTTGCAACCGTGTCTGGGACAGAGGGTTCGTCAACTATGACTTGAGCGAATCGACGCTCAAAGGCAGAATCCTTCTCGATGTATTCTCGGTACTCGTTCAAAGTAGTGGCACCAATGACCTTGAGTTTCCCCCGAGCCAACATTGGTTTGAGTAAGTTGGCAGCGTCCATACCGCCGCTTGAATCTTTCCCGGCCCTAGAGTACACAGTCAGCAATTTTCAGCTATTGATAGAGCTCGGAAGGACGTACATAATCAGGTGAATCTCATCAATAAAGAGGATGATCTGGGTGCCTTCATCACCAGACTTTTCGACCTCGCTGAGAACGGCCTTGACACGCTCCTCGTATTCGCCCTTGTACTTGGCACCAGCCATCAGAGCACCCATGTCAAGAGCAAGTAGACGACTGATCAAGCTTGCGGGAACATCCCGGTCGACAATTCGCTGTGCAAGACCTTCGGCAATGGCTGTCTTACCCACACCAGGCTCGCCAATGAGGACAGGGTTACCTTTGGTGCGCCTGGAGAGAATTCGGATAACACGACGGATTTCGTTGTCTCGACCGATCACAGGGTCAAGCTTACCTTGCTCTGCTAGAGCGGTAAGATCCACGCAGTCTACGAAATGTATCAGCGATGTCCTTTTGCGAAAAGGTGCCTTGTATACTTACATTTATTAAGAGCATCAAACTGTCCCTCAGCACCTTTGCTGTCGACCtttcttccgcctctctttctcttgatCTCTGCTTCCAGGGCTCTCGGTTCAGCACCCGTACCCCTCAACAGCTCCTTCATATCGGAGGCATCGGTGTGAAGCAACgcgaggagaaggtggtcGACAGCGACGAACTGGTCATTCTGGTCCTTCTGCAATTTCTGAGCTTCCCGTATAACAGCATTGAAGGAGTTGGAAAGAGGCAGAGGgggtgatggaggagggtCGACAACGGGTAGTCGGTTTATCTTGTGCATGAGAGCACGATTGAAAAGGGTGGGATTACCGCCGACATGTTCAAGAGCAGCTTTGAGTAAAGTGGGCTGGTCAGGGCCACTGGAAGGCTGGTTTGGTTCCTCCCAGAGAACGGATATGAGATGTAATGGGTGGACTACGAAGGTTTAGCTGCAGGGTTACATCAAAAGGTGAACATTGCACTTACCTTGAGCGTTAGCCATTTCCGCCGCTTTGTCGAGGGCGGCCTTCAAGACCTCTGAGGACTTGTCTGTGAAGTTGTCCATGGTTATTATTAGTTGAGAGTAAGTACTGGATGTAGATAAGAATTATAAGAATTAAAATGGTTGGTGGGAGAGCGGGGGTGGTATCCGTCCCTCTTATATACTGAGAGTGGAGGCCGTCCGTCATTCgggaaagaaagacatCATCGTCGTGCCTAGATTCGAGAAAGTGCCAGAACCACGTGGCGTCTACTAATCCCACCGCCGCGGCTCTTCTCGTCCATTCCGGTCCATTCCTGTCCATTCCCGCGGAGTCGTGAATATTCTTTGCGTTCCGTCGGACAAACATTTGGACCCTTCGGCATCTTCTCATCCGCCGTTCCATATAACAATGCAGCCCGCCCAGACCCATGCTGCTCCCGTTCGTAAAAAGCCTTCGCGCCCATTCGTTTCATCCCACCACCGCCCTGCAGACGATGTAGATGATGGCATCTTTCGTGTCGTTTTGATCACCAGTGGTAGCGTAGCAAGCATCAAGGCGCCCGATATCGTTGGGGCTTTGGTCAAGGTGAATAATAATGCTCTCGATATCCTGCCTTCCAGGGGATCTCCTGCTGACCGGCTTCGCTGTCCGCATTGACTGGCAGTCACCGAATATTGACGTGCAAGTGGTTGCGACCAAAGCCTCCACATACTTTTACAGCCAAGAGGACGTAGACAATTCTGTGAGATCGGCTCTAAACCTACCTGATGGCCAAACTGGAGAGCATTTCGGTGTGAGAGTCTGGacagatgaagacgaaTGGTCCGTGCGTCAGTCTCAATTATAAAGCAAACAAGAGAAGGCACACGGTACTGACTGTATCAACATAGGATTGGAAGCAGGTAGGAGAACCTATATTACACATCGAAGTGGGTTTTCAGTTTACCCCAAAAGCCCATTCCGCAGTCTCTGACTACACTGCAGTTGCGTCGATGGGCAGATTTGGTTGTGATTGCACCCTGCTCAGCAGACCTGTTGGCCAAGATCGCAGGCGGAATTTGCGACAGTCTCGCTGTATATAATTTTACATGTTCTCGTGATACCGCGTTATGCTGAGAAATGGCCTCTAGacttctcttctccgcgCCTTGGGCCCATCAACTCCAGTAATCGTGTGCCCCGCTATGAACACGTACATGTACCAACATCGGTTAACTACTCGGCACCTCGCGGTCGTGCAAGAGGACTTGGGGTACCTTGTCTCTGGACCGCAGGGAGCCGGACGACTCGCTTGCGGTGATGACGGTAAGTGCTTGATGATGGATAATATGAGTTCTCTAGATTGATAATCCCTAGGCCCTGGAAAAATGACAGACTGGCGAGACATAGTGTCTCTGATCGAAGGGTTCGCCACAATGCACCAGGACCGTCGAGCTGTGGTTCATCCTggccatcctcttcaagaaTCCTCCgatcctcctctcccgccGCCCACAGAGACGCCTCCAACTCCAGGAAGACCTTCCAAATCATCTTCTGCTGTAGGATCGTCTAGCGTATCAACGCAAGATCGCGCACCTGCGAAAGCCCCTTCAGATGACGTTTTGACTGGCATAGCAGATTGGAGGTCGATGACTAACGAGCTAGGCGGAGATGGAACGGCATGGCGCAGAAAGTGGTGGTTGGGTTGATCGCATGACTTCTTTTGAGACGGAGAATCAATGCATGTATAATTATAATAAAGCCTTATCAAGTCTAATATGATTATAATAAAGCTTTATCAAGTCTAATATAATTATAATAAAAACTTATCAAATTTACATCGGGGCGACGTTGGAGCCTAAAGGTTGCTGTGGCTGCTCCGCAGGCATAAGAGGCGTCTCTGGTCGGAACTCTTTCGGACAGATCCATCCAGCCACAATTTTCGCCACAAGCTCAGAGTGCTCTTTCGCTGATGACCCTTATCAACTTCACGCCCAGAGCTATCGTCTTCGAACCTCAGGACTTACTAAGACAGAATGCGTGAGGAACCCCATCCAAAACTTTTACTCTTTCGCTACTTTCGCCTCCTAGGCATTCCTGGACCAACGGGCCGTCTTTACCAACCCAACCGTCGCCATTTCCCCCGGTCCAGACCCCAAACAACCCTCGTTCTCCAGCTTGATCTGTGCCCTGCGTCCTGAACCAGTCGGTATCAACTCCCTTTATTTGGCGCATTTCATCGGAAGATAACGATAGGACATCTTTGAGCacagagggagaaagaaggagggattGACTTGTCTCCGGAAGGTTGACgagcgagaagaggggaCGTAAAAGTGGGGAAAGGTAGGGCAACATCGGTTTGATTGGGCGATGAAATATAGGCTATGCAAATCATAACGATGGGCTTTTGTTGCAATTGTATATGGCCTGTTTACGCACCCATAATGTCCATCCGTTCCAGGTGTTAGCGATCCACCCGAGCGTGGGAAATAGCAGATATCCAGCATACACAGGGCGTGATTTTTCTGTGTTCAGTTCCTTCATTACCTCACAAGCCATGTAAGCCCCGACAGAATGGCCCATTAGACCGAATTTAGGCCTGTTCTGACCTTCTTTTAGGGCCCAGTCATCGAGATAGCCCCGAATAGCCTCAACAAGCTCTATCTTACTGGCAACCTGCTGGGAAAGAGACAGAGGAACTGTAGGGCCGGGAATCCTCGTCGAATGGCCTATATGGGATGTTGCCAGGATGGCATGgctgggaggaagaagcgaatGGAGGTGAGAGAGGAAGTGTGGATAGTAGCCCAGCAGTCCAGGATTGCCTTGACTCTGTCAGTTGGTGTTGTGGCGTAAAGCGAAGAGGGGCAGGCTATGTAAGCTCACCGAGGATGAACAAGAGCAGATGATCAGGAGCTTTGGAGGCACAATTGCGGCGGGGAGGCCAGTAGTTAAGCTCTACGTGACCGACTGCGCCTGGTTTTCTGTTCTGGAATGAGCAAGAGAtggggagggaagaagcgtTTTCCGCTGTGAGGCGGAGGAACGCGAGCCGAGGATCCATCCTTACTTAttttcctcgtcctcaagGACTGAAGATCGGTCCAGCTAATATGTCTAGATACAACGATCACCGACAAGAAAGCGGAAATAACaatattacgtaacatgCATCACGTCCGGCCCCTATCTGAGTGCTCGGCCGGACATTAGAAGTACACTCAAGACGCGTCAACGCGCATCGATAATCTTCAATTCCTCGCACTCTTTTTCCAcactcttcctttttttccacatttccttcttcatctcgaCACCATGAGCGCCGAAGCCTCTCCAGAAACGGGACGATTTAGGGAAAAGTCTTCCCCagaccttttttttcctgcTACGGAttcagaagatgaagagcaaAACGATGTCCCCCTCACTACTGTCCAATCGGCCCAGAGCATCAGCTCCAAGTCTAGCATCAAtgccgcttcttcttctagGCCCCAACATGGAAGCGATACTAGGGCTTTTGCCACCATCAGCCAGACATCTTTCTCTGCGAAAGCCCAGGACGAtagcgatgatgattttTCAATCGTGGGGCATAACCCAGCTTCATCACATCCTCAGGGGGCAAGTGCCGCTCCgcgaaagaaaagaagtcTCCAACTGGCACATTCACATCATTCCAGcccatcctcatcgccTGCCCCACCAGATTCAATGATACGTGCTGATTTTAGGAAAGGATTTTTAGGCGAATTTGTATGTGAGGGCTGGAGCCTTTCTAAGGGCCGCGGATATTGTTCACCGGGTACCAAAATTGTCATCGAAAGACCCAAAAGCAAATCCACGGATGTTGACACTCCGAAATCACGACAAAAAGATAATGGACCCGTGAGACTTGTCAATGGAAAGGTAGTGGGTGGAGTAAAATCGAAGCAGATGACTTTGGGATCAATGATGGCaaaaaaagtggaggtgagCTGGCATTGCTGGTCATTGCAATCACAAGCTCAATGATCCTCTAGCCTGCTAAAAAAGTGAAGGCAACCACAGATCAAATCATACGGTTCAGAAATGAACGTGGTTTTGGTAAGTGGTCTTAAAGTTTACATCCTTTATGGGTTACATTACTA
The nucleotide sequence above comes from Cryptococcus neoformans var. grubii H99 chromosome 1, complete sequence. Encoded proteins:
- a CDS encoding phosphopantothenoylcysteine decarboxylase — translated: MQPAQTHAAPVRKKPSRPFVSSHHRPADDVDDGIFRVVLITSGSVASIKAPDIVGALVKSPNIDVQVVATKASTYFYSQEDVDNSVRSALNLPDGQTGEHFGVRVWTDEDEWSDWKQVGEPILHIELRRWADLVVIAPCSADLLAKIAGGICDSLATSLLRALGPSTPVIVCPAMNTYMYQHRLTTRHLAVVQEDLGYLVSGPQGAGRLACGDDGPGKMTDWRDIVSLIEGFATMHQDRRAVVHPGHPLQESSDPPLPPPTETPPTPGRPSKSSSAVGSSSVSTQDRAPAKAPSDDVLTGIADWRSMTNELGGDGTAWRRKWWLG
- a CDS encoding heat shock protein, translating into MDNFTDKSSEVLKAALDKAAEMANAQVHPLHLISVLWEEPNQPSSGPDQPTLLKAALEHVGGNPTLFNRALMHKINRLPVVDPPPSPPLPLSNSFNAVIREAQKLQKDQNDQFVAVDHLLLALLHTDASDMKELLRGTGAEPRALEAEIKRKRGGRKVDSKGAEGQFDALNKYCVDLTALAEQGKLDPVIGRDNEIRRVIRILSRRTKGNPVLIGEPGVGKTAIAEGLAQRIVDRDVPASLISRLLALDMGALMAGAKYKGEYEERVKAVLSEVEKSGDEGTQIILFIDEIHLIMAGKDSSGGMDAANLLKPMLARGKLKVIGATTLNEYREYIEKDSAFERRFAQVIVDEPSVPDTVAIMRGIREKYETHHGVRIMDSALVLAAQLAKQYLTARRLPDSAIDLLDEAASAVKVARETRPEAIDELERKKLGLEVEIHALEREKDEASKERLETAKKAIADLEDKLGPLKREYENDKHLGDQIHELRRKIDELRTKADEAERRYDLATAADIRYHSIPQREQKLQELEQKEAEKGSGQQVAPEMIAEVVARWTGVPVSRLVETEKAKLLRLERLISKKVIGQPEAVKSVANAIRLNRSGLGNQNRPIASFLLVGPSGTGKTLLAKTLAGVMFNSEDAMVRIDASEYSEKHAISRLIGAGPGYVGHEAGGQLTEAVRRKPYSLILIDEIEKAAREFHQLFLQVLDDGRLTDGKGRVVDFRNTIVMMTSNVGSMYLNEHPSEGAVEPEVRAKVNGAIAKTFPPEFINRIDDIILYRSLSRSDIRKVVDVRLKEIQQRLFDNNRKIKLDVDDPSCEWLAQAGYSPTYGARPMARLIQTEILNPLSRLLLQGRVRDGEIAHVTVDLRKNRLVVIPNHEPDVTQPDDSEDEDDSMDIEVEEMD